Proteins encoded within one genomic window of Humulus lupulus chromosome 1, drHumLupu1.1, whole genome shotgun sequence:
- the LOC133794187 gene encoding uncharacterized protein LOC133794187: MLITLCRRLRTSVLSYGVIGSNSTSYLGFLATRFSSSATTVVENSGNGSSFTVSYLVNSCGLSPDSAIVASRKLKLKNPERPDSVLDFFREHEFSENDISKIVRTRPQTLRSNPKKTFLPKFEFFYSKGYSKKELVSIISSDPHHLYRSLDRNIEPTFNLLKTVLPSEVSVYASKHQWVSLAKNWKSVITNLGLLRDLGFTNSQIASTLKRFTEILILKPERFSSIVDEVKDMGFCPEKYTFLFAIRTLSRKTFQKTWNQNYKAYMRFGWSDVDILNAFKMHPNCMVMSENKIEKVMDFLVNKMGWSSKKIAKCPVVLFYNFEKRTLPRCSVVRVLLAKGLMRLEDISFCGVLQIVEIKFLEKYVIKYNEQVPLLLSVYKGKVNVEDA, from the coding sequence ATGCTTATTACTCTCTGTAGAAGACTCAGAACTTCAGTACTCAGCTATGGAGTTATTGGGTCAAACTCAACTTCTTATTTGGGCTTTCTTGCTACTAGATTCTCTTCATCTGCAACGACTGTTGTGGAAAATTCTGGAAATGGTAGCTCTTTTACGGTGTCTTACCTTGTAAACTCATGTGGGTTGTCCCCAGATTCTGCCATTGTTGCTTCGCGAAAGTTAAAGCTCAAAAACCCAGAAAGACCTGACTCTGTTCTGGATTTCTTTAGAGAACACGAATTCTCGGAGAACGATATCTCAAAAATTGTAAGGACACGGCCTCAGACTCTTCGATCGAATCCAAAGAAAACTTTTTTGCCCAAGTTtgagtttttctactcaaaaggGTATTCGAAGAAGGAGCTGGTGAGTATTATATCTTCTGATCCTCATCATTTGTATAGAAGCTTGGATAGGAACATTGAACCTACTTTTAATTTACTCAAGACTGTCTTGCCTAGTGAGGTGTCCGTCTATGCTTCGAAGCACCAATGGGTGTCCTTAGCTAAAAATTGGAAATCTGTGATAACGAATCTTGGGTTGTTGAGAGATTTAGGTTTCACTAACTCACAAATAGCTTCTACATTGAAGCGTTTTACTGAGATTTTGATTCTGAAGCCTGAAAGATTTAGTAGTATTGTGGATGAGGTTAAAGACATGGGATTTTGTCCTGAGAAATACACTTTCTTGTTTGCGATTCGCACTTTATCCAGAAAGACTTTTCAAAAAACTTGGAACCAGAATTACAAGGCTTACATGCGGTTTGGTTGGTCTGACGTTGATATTCTAAATGCATTTAAGATGCACCCGAATTGCATGGTAATGTCGGAAAATAAGATAGAGAAAGTAATGGATTTTCTAGTAAACAAAATGGGGTGGTCGTCAAAAAAGATTGCAAAGTGTCCTGTGGTTCTGTTTTACAACTTTGAGAAGAGAACACTACCGAGATGTTCTGTAGTTCGAGTTTTGTTGGCAAAGGGATTGATGAGACTAGAAGATATTAGCTTTTGCGGCGTGTTGCAAATTGTAGAGATTAAGTTCTTGGAGAAGTATGTGATCAAGTACAATGAGCAAGTGCCTCTGCTGTTGAGCGTGTACAAAGGGAAAGTAAATGTTGAAGATGCATAA